A genomic window from Candidatus Kouleothrix ribensis includes:
- a CDS encoding SCP2 sterol-binding domain-containing protein, producing MAEISTPDVYFTQTIPQQYAGALASAAAEVVAQPPMSAVFEVTGDGAAVYSLRSAGGQLEVMPGDQIEAPDMRVIMAYDDWHSFAASGDTASFVDYVQRGKVTVVQGLKGTVKLALTRSDESVWHCTMVFANQAEPALTIMMTHDDYQEMMSGELNGQMAFLTGKLKFEGSLPLLMQIGALAS from the coding sequence ATGGCCGAGATCAGCACCCCCGACGTGTATTTCACGCAGACCATTCCGCAGCAGTATGCCGGCGCGCTGGCCTCGGCTGCCGCCGAGGTTGTCGCTCAGCCGCCCATGAGCGCGGTGTTCGAGGTCACCGGCGACGGCGCGGCTGTCTATAGCTTGCGCTCGGCCGGCGGCCAGCTCGAGGTGATGCCAGGCGACCAGATCGAAGCCCCCGATATGCGCGTGATCATGGCCTACGACGATTGGCATTCGTTTGCCGCCAGCGGCGACACTGCCTCGTTCGTCGACTACGTGCAGCGTGGCAAGGTCACGGTTGTGCAGGGCCTCAAAGGCACTGTGAAGCTGGCGCTGACCCGCTCGGACGAGAGCGTGTGGCACTGCACGATGGTGTTCGCGAACCAGGCCGAGCCGGCGCTAACGATAATGATGACCCACGACGACTACCAGGAAATGATGAGCGGCGAGCTGAATGGCCAGATGGCCTTCCTGACCGGCAAACTCAAGTTCGAGGGTAGCCTGCCACTCCTGATGCAGATCGGCGCCCTAGCCTCGTGA
- a CDS encoding PLP-dependent aminotransferase family protein gives MLTRLIALDPHATAPMYRQLYDALRLAILAGQLPSGARLPSTRALAHELAISRNTVLDAYAQLLAEGYVEGQVGSGTYVARALPEELLQARPGRTLASRPAARSPQRTLSRRGERLAATPVAPAHPDLVSSRAATQAAISFRPGQPAFDAFPYDTWRRIIDRHWRQPPRTLLSYGDPAGYLPLRQAIAGCLQAARAVRCDPQQVLIVSGSQQALDLVARLLLDEGDTVWAEDPGYIGARGALIGAGARVVPVPVDDEGLDIHAGAARAPSARLVYVTPSHQYPLGVTMSLARRLALLEWAERAGAWVLEDDYDSEYRYAGRPLASLQGLDRAERVIYSGTFSKVMFPALRLGYLVVPPDLVDAFANARALVDRHTPTVEQAAMADFISAGHFARHIRRMRALYAERQAILLGVAGHVLGGALGLAPAEAGMHLVGWLPDRHDDLAVSKRAAALGLEVPALSRYVAEAPCRSGLLLGYTALDAAQIAEGVRRLALALQQ, from the coding sequence ATGCTCACCCGGCTGATCGCGCTGGATCCACATGCCACCGCGCCGATGTACCGCCAGCTCTACGACGCGCTGCGCCTGGCGATCCTGGCCGGCCAGCTGCCCAGCGGCGCGCGGCTGCCCTCGACGCGCGCGCTCGCGCACGAGCTGGCGATCTCGCGCAACACCGTGCTCGACGCCTATGCGCAGCTGCTGGCCGAAGGCTATGTCGAGGGCCAGGTCGGCTCGGGCACGTATGTGGCGCGGGCCTTGCCCGAAGAGCTGCTGCAGGCGCGGCCCGGCCGCACCCTGGCCAGCCGGCCGGCGGCCCGCTCGCCCCAACGCACGCTCTCGCGCCGGGGCGAGCGGCTGGCGGCCACGCCGGTGGCGCCGGCGCATCCCGATCTGGTTAGCTCGCGCGCCGCGACCCAGGCGGCGATCTCGTTCCGGCCGGGGCAGCCGGCTTTCGACGCCTTCCCCTACGACACCTGGCGGCGCATTATCGACCGGCACTGGCGCCAGCCGCCACGCACGCTGCTGAGCTATGGCGACCCGGCCGGCTACCTGCCGCTGCGCCAGGCGATTGCCGGCTGCCTGCAGGCCGCGCGCGCGGTGCGCTGCGATCCACAGCAGGTGCTGATTGTCAGCGGCTCGCAGCAGGCGCTCGACCTGGTGGCGCGGCTGCTGCTCGACGAGGGCGATACCGTGTGGGCCGAAGACCCTGGCTATATCGGTGCGCGCGGCGCGCTGATCGGCGCGGGCGCGCGCGTCGTGCCAGTGCCGGTTGATGACGAAGGGCTTGACATACATGCCGGCGCGGCGCGCGCGCCATCGGCCCGGCTGGTGTATGTGACGCCCTCGCACCAATACCCGCTGGGGGTAACGATGAGCCTGGCACGGCGGCTGGCGCTGCTCGAGTGGGCCGAGCGCGCCGGCGCGTGGGTGCTCGAAGACGACTACGATAGCGAGTATCGCTACGCCGGCCGGCCGCTGGCCTCGCTGCAAGGGCTCGATCGCGCCGAGCGTGTGATCTACAGCGGCACGTTCTCGAAGGTGATGTTCCCGGCACTGCGGCTGGGCTACCTGGTCGTGCCGCCCGACCTGGTCGATGCGTTTGCCAACGCGCGGGCGCTGGTCGATCGCCACACGCCCACGGTTGAGCAGGCCGCCATGGCCGACTTCATCAGCGCCGGCCATTTTGCGCGGCATATTCGCCGTATGCGCGCACTCTACGCCGAGCGCCAGGCGATCTTGCTCGGCGTGGCCGGCCACGTGCTGGGCGGCGCGCTCGGGCTGGCCCCGGCCGAAGCGGGCATGCACCTGGTCGGCTGGCTGCCCGATCGGCACGACGACCTGGCGGTGTCTAAGCGCGCGGCGGCGCTCGGGCTCGAGGTGCCGGCACTCTCGCGCTATGTCGCCGAGGCGCCGTGCCGCAGTGGGCTGCTGCTGGGCTACACCGCGCTCGACGCGGCCCAGATCGCCGAGGGCGTGCGCCGGCTCGCGCTGGCGCTGCAGCAGTGA
- a CDS encoding pyridoxamine 5'-phosphate oxidase family protein produces MGHNRAARQQKGSPIVSQLFPKTARSRVRRMPERGHYDADTIYPIIDEALICHVGFVEAGQPFVIPTLHARLGDTILLHGARASRMIKHAEAGGELCITITLVDGLVLARSVFHHSVNYRSAVIFGRGSPIEGEAAQLQALEAFTERLIPGRWAEARPPNLNELRQTAIVAVAIESASAKIRSGPPKDDQEDLDLPLWAGVLPVTQAFGPPLPDPQLPAGVDLPEYLRGYRRG; encoded by the coding sequence ATGGGGCACAATCGAGCAGCACGGCAACAGAAAGGATCTCCGATAGTGTCACAGCTCTTTCCAAAAACAGCCCGCAGCCGGGTGCGGCGCATGCCCGAGCGCGGCCACTACGACGCCGACACGATCTACCCGATCATCGACGAGGCACTGATCTGCCATGTTGGGTTCGTCGAAGCCGGGCAGCCGTTTGTCATCCCAACCCTACACGCGCGCCTGGGCGACACCATCTTACTGCACGGCGCGCGCGCCAGCCGCATGATCAAGCATGCCGAGGCCGGCGGCGAGCTGTGCATTACGATCACGCTGGTAGACGGGCTGGTACTGGCGCGCTCAGTGTTCCATCACTCGGTCAACTACCGCTCGGCGGTGATCTTCGGCCGCGGCAGCCCGATCGAAGGCGAGGCAGCCCAGCTGCAGGCGCTCGAGGCCTTCACCGAGCGGCTGATCCCCGGCCGCTGGGCCGAGGCGCGGCCGCCCAACCTGAATGAGCTACGCCAGACCGCGATCGTCGCGGTGGCGATCGAGAGCGCTAGCGCCAAGATCCGCAGCGGCCCGCCCAAGGACGACCAGGAAGACCTGGATCTGCCGCTCTGGGCCGGCGTGCTGCCGGTGACGCAGGCCTTCGGCCCGCCGCTGCCCGACCCACAGCTGCCGGCGGGGGTCGATTTGCCCGAGTACCTGCGGGGCTATCGGAGAGGTTAG
- a CDS encoding cupin domain-containing protein — protein sequence MNAYEIEQIQAQRRRSGKPYLEFLHVPALSAGLYELPAGGIDRQQPHSEDELYYVVSGRGQIAVSGESRPVGPGSLVYVKAGDDHRFHDIAEDLSILVFFAPAEYSTVQGNGAQ from the coding sequence ATGAACGCGTACGAGATCGAGCAGATCCAGGCGCAGCGGCGCCGCTCGGGCAAGCCTTACCTGGAGTTCTTACACGTGCCGGCACTCAGCGCCGGCCTGTACGAGCTGCCGGCCGGCGGGATCGACCGGCAGCAGCCGCACAGCGAAGACGAACTGTACTACGTGGTGAGCGGGCGCGGCCAGATCGCGGTGTCCGGCGAGAGCCGCCCGGTCGGGCCGGGCAGCCTGGTGTATGTGAAAGCCGGCGACGATCACCGCTTCCACGATATTGCCGAAGACCTGTCGATCCTGGTGTTCTTCGCGCCAGCCGAATATAGCACTGTGCAGGGGAATGGCGCGCAGTGA
- the aroB gene encoding 3-dehydroquinate synthase, whose protein sequence is MLPETLTITTPAGRYPILVGPGLLPTLPAHLAGLGLRGRLWLVSDSAVYPHYGPALEGVLRTAGFSTGSHVVPSGEASKDLATVAGCYDWLISGGVERRDAVLALGGGVVGDLAGFVAATVLRGIALVQLPTTLLAMVDSALGGKTGVNHPLGKNLIGAFHQPRLVLSDTDTLGTLAPRELRAGWAEVIKHGVIKDAGLFEQLEAASSEFKVLSSELPASPATQNSKLKTQNFAELVRRAAKVKVDVVNADEREIGERMLLNYGHTLGHAVEAAGGYGSLLHGEAVAIGMDLAAQIAQRMGLWGAEALERQRALLHSYGLPTAIPAGMDREDLIERTLRDKKVRAGRVRWVLPTAIGQAIVCDDVPDALVHAVVIGHAAA, encoded by the coding sequence ATGCTACCTGAAACACTCACCATCACGACCCCCGCCGGCCGCTACCCGATCCTGGTTGGGCCGGGGCTGCTGCCCACGCTGCCGGCGCACCTGGCCGGGCTGGGCCTGCGCGGCCGGCTCTGGCTCGTCAGCGATAGCGCGGTATACCCGCACTACGGGCCGGCGCTCGAGGGTGTACTGCGCACGGCCGGCTTTAGCACCGGCAGCCACGTGGTGCCATCTGGCGAGGCCAGTAAAGATCTGGCGACTGTGGCGGGCTGCTACGACTGGCTGATCAGCGGCGGCGTTGAGCGCCGCGATGCCGTGCTGGCACTCGGCGGCGGCGTGGTCGGCGACCTGGCCGGCTTCGTGGCTGCCACGGTGCTGCGCGGTATCGCTCTGGTGCAGCTGCCCACCACACTGCTGGCGATGGTCGATAGCGCGCTGGGCGGCAAGACCGGCGTGAATCATCCGTTGGGCAAGAATCTGATCGGCGCGTTCCACCAGCCCCGGCTGGTGCTCAGCGATACCGACACGCTGGGCACACTCGCGCCGCGCGAGCTGCGCGCCGGCTGGGCCGAGGTGATCAAGCATGGGGTGATTAAGGACGCTGGGCTGTTCGAGCAGCTGGAAGCAGCAAGTTCTGAGTTCAAAGTTCTGAGTTCTGAGTTACCTGCGTCTCCGGCAACTCAAAACTCAAAACTCAAAACTCAAAACTTCGCCGAACTTGTTCGGCGGGCCGCGAAGGTTAAGGTTGATGTGGTGAACGCCGATGAGCGCGAGATCGGCGAGCGCATGCTGTTGAACTATGGCCACACGCTCGGCCACGCGGTCGAGGCCGCCGGCGGCTACGGCAGCCTGTTGCACGGCGAGGCGGTGGCGATCGGCATGGATCTGGCCGCGCAGATCGCCCAGCGCATGGGCCTGTGGGGCGCCGAGGCGCTCGAGCGCCAGCGCGCCCTGCTGCACAGCTATGGGCTACCCACCGCAATCCCGGCCGGGATGGATCGCGAGGATCTGATCGAGCGCACACTGCGCGATAAGAAGGTGCGCGCCGGGCGCGTGCGCTGGGTGTTGCCCACCGCGATCGGCCAGGCGATTGTGTGCGACGACGTGCCGGACGCGCTGGTACACGCGGTCGTTATCGGCCATGCTGCGGCATAG
- a CDS encoding shikimate kinase — protein sequence MPEQLIALVGLSGAGKSSVGQLLAARLGWPLADTDALIAEAAGRSVPQIFAEQGEAYFREREAAALGLALAGGPAVVATGGGIVLRPANRALLRARAFTVWLDAPIDTLVARLRSHDQRRPLLEGDPAARLAALYAARAALYAEVADARVATEALPAEDVAELVLQALAARQA from the coding sequence ATGCCCGAGCAATTGATCGCCCTGGTCGGCCTGAGCGGGGCGGGGAAGTCGAGCGTTGGGCAGCTGCTGGCGGCGCGGCTGGGCTGGCCGCTGGCCGACACCGACGCGCTGATCGCCGAGGCCGCCGGGCGCAGCGTGCCGCAGATCTTCGCCGAGCAAGGCGAGGCATATTTCCGCGAGCGCGAGGCCGCCGCGCTGGGCCTGGCGCTGGCGGGCGGGCCGGCGGTGGTTGCTACCGGCGGCGGGATCGTGCTGCGCCCCGCAAACCGCGCGCTGCTGCGCGCGCGGGCCTTCACCGTCTGGCTCGATGCGCCGATCGACACGCTGGTGGCGCGCCTGCGCAGCCACGACCAGCGGCGCCCGCTGCTCGAGGGCGACCCGGCCGCACGCCTGGCGGCGCTCTACGCCGCGCGGGCCGCACTGTACGCCGAGGTGGCCGATGCGCGCGTCGCTACCGAGGCGCTGCCGGCCGAGGATGTGGCCGAGCTGGTGCTGCAGGCGCTGGCGGCGCGACAGGCCTAG
- a CDS encoding L-lactate permease, protein MTWTQTYNPLGSLLLSALVAALPVIVLLGLLGLFHVKAHIAALLGLATSIIIAIAVYGMPAQLTLAAALDGAAYGLFPIGWIVLGAIFIYDITVQTGKFEIVKQTIAGLASDRRIQVLLIAFAFGAFIEGAAGFGTPVAISAAMLIGLGFNPLAAAGLALIGNTAPVAFGALGSPLIALSSVTKIDLQVLSMMVGRQLPIFSLIVPFWLIWAMAGRKKMIEVWPACLTAGGSFAISQFLVSNYHGPWLVDIISALVSMVALVVLLRFWQPKTIFSFPGEAERAAQPAAGGAGALPERAYAATPLTPALAGAGPRGVAASPAAVRRGPSRNEALLAWMPWIILSLLVFLWGIPQVKTFLNGGTKDAPNFLSGISLISIPVPYLDKAVLRDVPVVPKPTAEAAVYAFNWLSATGTSLLLAGVLSGLLLGLSPAQLLKIFLNTLKRVRLSLLTIAAMLALGYTTRYAGLDATMGLAFASTGALFAFFSPLLGWLGVALTGSDTSSNVLFGNLQQITAQQLGISPVLTAAANSSGGVMGKMIDAQSIVVAGVATGQHGEEGTILRYVFFHSLALACLVGLLVFAQAYLFPWIIPALP, encoded by the coding sequence CTGACCTGGACGCAAACCTACAACCCGCTGGGGAGCCTGCTGCTCTCCGCGCTGGTGGCGGCTCTGCCGGTGATCGTGCTGCTGGGCCTGCTAGGCCTGTTTCACGTCAAGGCGCACATCGCTGCGCTGCTCGGCCTGGCTACCTCGATCATCATCGCGATCGCGGTGTATGGCATGCCCGCCCAGCTTACGCTCGCCGCTGCGCTCGATGGCGCGGCCTACGGCCTGTTCCCGATCGGCTGGATCGTGCTCGGCGCGATCTTTATCTACGATATCACCGTGCAGACCGGCAAGTTCGAGATCGTTAAGCAGACGATCGCCGGCCTGGCCAGCGACCGGCGCATCCAGGTGCTGCTGATCGCCTTCGCGTTTGGTGCGTTTATCGAGGGGGCGGCCGGCTTCGGCACGCCGGTGGCGATCTCCGCGGCCATGCTGATCGGCCTGGGCTTCAACCCGCTGGCCGCCGCCGGCCTGGCGCTGATCGGCAATACCGCGCCGGTGGCGTTTGGCGCGCTGGGCTCGCCGCTGATCGCGCTCAGCAGCGTCACCAAAATCGACCTGCAGGTGCTCAGCATGATGGTCGGCCGGCAGCTGCCGATCTTCTCGCTGATCGTGCCGTTCTGGCTGATCTGGGCCATGGCCGGCCGCAAGAAGATGATCGAGGTCTGGCCGGCCTGCCTGACGGCCGGCGGCAGCTTCGCGATCTCGCAGTTCCTGGTCAGCAACTACCACGGCCCCTGGCTGGTCGATATCATCAGCGCGCTGGTGTCGATGGTGGCGCTGGTGGTGCTGCTGCGCTTCTGGCAGCCCAAGACGATCTTCAGCTTCCCCGGCGAGGCCGAGCGCGCCGCCCAGCCCGCAGCAGGGGGCGCCGGTGCGCTGCCCGAGCGCGCCTATGCCGCCACCCCGCTGACCCCGGCCCTGGCCGGCGCAGGCCCGCGCGGCGTGGCCGCCAGCCCGGCGGCGGTGCGCCGTGGCCCCAGCCGCAACGAGGCGCTGCTGGCCTGGATGCCCTGGATCATCCTCTCGCTGCTGGTGTTCCTGTGGGGCATCCCGCAGGTCAAGACCTTCCTCAACGGTGGGACGAAGGACGCGCCTAACTTCCTGAGCGGTATTTCGCTGATCAGCATTCCTGTGCCCTACCTCGACAAGGCCGTGCTGCGCGATGTGCCGGTGGTGCCCAAGCCCACGGCCGAGGCGGCAGTGTATGCCTTCAACTGGCTCTCGGCCACCGGCACCAGCCTGCTGCTGGCCGGCGTGCTCAGCGGCCTGCTGCTGGGGCTATCCCCGGCCCAGCTGCTCAAGATCTTCCTGAACACGCTCAAGCGCGTGCGCCTGTCGCTGCTGACGATCGCCGCGATGCTGGCGCTGGGCTACACCACGCGCTACGCCGGCCTCGATGCGACCATGGGCCTGGCCTTCGCCAGCACCGGCGCGCTGTTCGCCTTCTTCTCGCCGCTGCTGGGCTGGCTGGGCGTGGCGCTCACCGGCAGCGATACCTCGTCGAACGTGCTGTTCGGCAATCTCCAGCAGATCACCGCCCAGCAGCTCGGCATCTCGCCGGTGCTGACCGCAGCCGCCAACAGCTCGGGCGGCGTGATGGGCAAGATGATCGACGCCCAGAGCATTGTGGTGGCGGGCGTGGCCACCGGCCAGCACGGCGAAGAGGGCACCATCCTGCGCTATGTGTTCTTCCACAGCCTGGCGCTGGCCTGCCTGGTCGGCCTGCTGGTATTCGCCCAGGCCTACCTGTTCCCGTGGATCATCCCGGCGCTGCCATAG
- a CDS encoding (Fe-S)-binding protein, whose protein sequence is MAHGIELLQTGEYRAKLDQCLHCGLCLEACPTYALSGREIAAPRGRIALMRAVADGRAAIDDPALTTSLDGCLACRACETACPSGVQYGALIEGMRVAMAPSRRPGPAARAISWLGLRQLMPHLGRLRWLARATWLYQRSGLQRLVRTSGLLPKHLRAIEAIAPPITLRRRDYRQIAPAIGPRRGRVAFVYGCIQEAFLGQVNDATVRVLQRNGFEVLAPLGQTCCGAAQLHVGDEQHARQLARQNVDALLGAQVDAIIVNAGGCGLAMKEYGQLLRDEPGYQARVREFVAKVRDISEFLAEQRLDPPRGAVPVVATYADSCHLRHGQKVVQPPREILRAIPGLRLVELAAPDRCCGSAGVYNITHPDAAGQVLDAKLADIAATGADVVVVSNTGCHMQLVAGVRQAGLKAQVRHVVELLDMAYAAER, encoded by the coding sequence ATGGCTCATGGTATCGAACTGCTCCAGACCGGCGAGTACCGCGCGAAGCTCGATCAGTGCCTGCACTGCGGGCTGTGCCTCGAGGCCTGCCCAACCTACGCGCTCTCGGGCCGCGAGATCGCCGCGCCGCGCGGGCGGATCGCGCTCATGCGCGCCGTGGCCGATGGGCGGGCCGCGATCGACGACCCGGCGCTCACCACCAGCCTCGATGGCTGCCTGGCCTGCCGCGCCTGCGAGACGGCCTGCCCCTCGGGGGTGCAGTACGGCGCGCTGATCGAGGGTATGCGCGTGGCCATGGCGCCGAGCCGCAGGCCCGGCCCGGCCGCCCGCGCGATCAGCTGGCTGGGCCTGCGCCAGCTGATGCCGCACCTTGGCCGCCTGCGCTGGCTGGCGCGCGCCACCTGGCTGTATCAGCGCAGCGGCCTGCAACGCCTGGTGCGCACGTCGGGGCTGCTGCCCAAGCACCTGCGCGCGATCGAGGCCATCGCGCCGCCGATCACGCTGCGCCGCCGCGACTATCGCCAGATCGCGCCGGCGATCGGCCCACGCCGCGGGCGCGTGGCGTTTGTGTACGGCTGCATCCAAGAGGCATTCCTCGGCCAGGTGAACGACGCCACCGTGCGCGTGCTGCAGCGCAACGGCTTCGAGGTGCTGGCCCCGCTCGGGCAGACGTGCTGCGGCGCGGCCCAGCTGCACGTGGGCGACGAGCAGCACGCGCGCCAGCTGGCCCGCCAGAATGTCGACGCGCTGCTGGGTGCGCAGGTCGATGCGATCATTGTGAATGCCGGTGGCTGCGGGCTGGCCATGAAAGAGTACGGCCAGCTGCTGCGCGACGAGCCAGGCTACCAGGCGCGTGTGCGCGAGTTCGTGGCCAAGGTGCGCGATATCAGCGAGTTCCTGGCCGAGCAGCGGCTCGACCCGCCACGCGGCGCCGTGCCAGTGGTAGCGACCTACGCCGACTCGTGCCACCTGCGCCATGGGCAGAAGGTCGTGCAGCCGCCGCGCGAGATCCTGCGCGCCATCCCTGGCCTGCGCCTGGTCGAGCTGGCCGCACCCGATCGCTGCTGCGGCAGCGCCGGAGTCTATAACATCACCCATCCCGACGCCGCCGGGCAGGTGCTCGATGCCAAGCTGGCCGATATTGCCGCGACTGGCGCCGACGTGGTGGTGGTGAGCAACACCGGCTGCCATATGCAGCTGGTTGCCGGCGTGCGCCAGGCCGGGCTCAAGGCCCAGGTGCGCCACGTGGTCGAGCTGCTCGACATGGCCTATGCCGCCGAGCGGTGA
- a CDS encoding FAD-binding protein: MKTMPHPASFSSAPAALVTDPAELLVYEIDAGLDRGRPDAVAFPRSAADVAALVGWAAAQGLPIVARGAGTGLSGGAVPEHGGVIVQFSHMTGLLHVSEAGRSATVQPGMVNLALDKQMKARGLYYPPDPSSGRSATIGGNIAENSGGPHCFKYGVTTNYVGGLEVVLADGRLVQLGGRALDYPEYDLCGLVSGSEGTLAIVTAAHLRLLRNPPAVKTLMAAFATVEAAGEAVSAVIAAGLMPSTLEMMDQRMMTIIEQFTHAGLPIQAGAALIVEADGYPSSVGPQIDEIERILQAHGAFDMRIAQNDAERELIWYGRKNAVGAMTRLAPSYYLVDVTVPRSKLAATLHGVNEICEGLGLRVGYVFHAGDGNLHPLILIENPADQELMARVHRAGRAIVQLCVGFDGSITGEHGVGIEKREYMPLMYSRHELDVMRDVKAVFDPHERLNPGKIFPPATPDSIVEKEPPDQRSAPLAHALPSAVAPASPQAAADLLRRCAAAGTTVRIDAGGTHTPGRPRADLLLSTEQLRGIRAYARDDMYVTVGAGTPLAELQAELAPDRMWVPIVAPDPAATIGGIVSANANAPLRMRYGGLRDLVLAATVALPDGRLIRAGRPVVKNVAGYDLPKLFIGARGTLGLLCDLTLKLAPQPRERASLVVPVPDLAHGLAWGAQLLPVCLVASALLLCEARALGATPLDTPYALVYTAEGPAIDVAAELAQVREQLRAAGAGAPIAAPELAGSTCWAEWLRGANAAARAGADRLSLRVGVPPEHLPALVSTHAGQHACLADLPNGMLYLEGPLDVASIAAQAQALGGYSLVLAGTAAEELRWAHTPAARDLMRALHARWNPGGRLNPGAMGSFGDSLEFGDVG, translated from the coding sequence ATGAAAACGATGCCCCATCCTGCTTCCTTCAGCAGCGCGCCGGCCGCGCTCGTCACCGACCCGGCCGAGCTGCTGGTGTACGAGATCGACGCCGGGCTCGACCGCGGGCGCCCCGATGCGGTGGCCTTCCCGCGCAGCGCCGCCGATGTGGCCGCGCTGGTGGGCTGGGCGGCCGCGCAGGGCCTGCCGATCGTGGCGCGCGGCGCCGGCACCGGCCTGTCGGGCGGCGCGGTGCCCGAGCACGGCGGCGTGATCGTGCAGTTCTCGCACATGACCGGGCTGCTGCATGTCTCGGAGGCCGGGCGCAGCGCCACCGTGCAGCCGGGCATGGTCAACCTGGCGCTCGATAAGCAGATGAAGGCGCGCGGCCTGTACTACCCGCCCGACCCCTCGAGCGGGCGCAGCGCGACGATCGGCGGCAATATCGCCGAGAACTCGGGCGGGCCGCACTGCTTCAAGTATGGCGTCACCACCAACTATGTCGGCGGGCTCGAGGTGGTGCTGGCCGACGGCCGGCTGGTTCAGCTCGGTGGCCGCGCGCTCGACTACCCTGAGTACGATCTGTGCGGCCTGGTGTCGGGCAGCGAAGGCACGCTGGCGATCGTTACGGCCGCGCACCTGCGGCTGCTGCGCAACCCGCCCGCCGTCAAGACGCTCATGGCCGCGTTCGCGACAGTCGAGGCCGCCGGCGAGGCGGTGTCGGCGGTGATTGCGGCCGGCCTGATGCCCAGCACGCTCGAGATGATGGATCAGCGCATGATGACGATCATCGAGCAGTTCACCCACGCCGGGCTGCCCATCCAGGCCGGCGCGGCCCTGATCGTCGAGGCCGATGGCTACCCCAGCAGCGTCGGCCCGCAGATCGACGAGATCGAGCGCATTCTCCAGGCCCACGGCGCGTTCGACATGCGCATCGCCCAGAACGACGCCGAGCGCGAGCTGATCTGGTACGGGCGCAAGAACGCGGTCGGCGCCATGACCCGGCTGGCGCCCTCGTACTACCTGGTCGATGTGACTGTGCCGCGCAGCAAGCTGGCCGCGACACTACACGGCGTGAACGAGATCTGCGAGGGCCTGGGGCTGCGGGTTGGCTACGTGTTCCACGCCGGCGACGGCAACCTGCACCCGCTGATCCTGATCGAGAATCCCGCCGACCAGGAGCTGATGGCGCGCGTACACCGGGCCGGCCGCGCGATTGTGCAGCTGTGCGTCGGTTTCGACGGCAGCATCACCGGCGAGCACGGCGTGGGGATCGAGAAGCGCGAGTATATGCCGCTGATGTACAGCCGGCACGAGCTCGACGTGATGCGCGATGTCAAGGCCGTGTTCGACCCGCACGAGCGCCTGAACCCCGGCAAGATCTTTCCGCCGGCCACGCCCGATTCGATCGTGGAAAAAGAGCCGCCGGATCAGCGATCGGCGCCACTGGCGCATGCCCTGCCGTCTGCAGTCGCGCCGGCCAGCCCCCAGGCCGCCGCCGATCTATTGCGGCGCTGCGCTGCCGCCGGCACAACCGTACGCATCGACGCGGGCGGCACGCACACACCCGGCCGGCCCCGCGCCGATCTGCTGCTCTCGACTGAGCAGCTGCGCGGCATCCGGGCCTACGCCCGCGACGACATGTACGTGACGGTTGGCGCCGGCACGCCGCTGGCCGAGCTGCAGGCCGAGCTGGCGCCCGACCGGATGTGGGTGCCGATCGTTGCGCCCGACCCGGCCGCGACGATCGGTGGGATTGTGTCGGCCAATGCGAATGCGCCGCTGCGCATGCGCTACGGCGGCCTGCGCGATCTCGTGCTGGCGGCAACGGTGGCGCTACCCGATGGGCGGCTGATCCGCGCCGGGCGCCCGGTGGTGAAGAATGTGGCCGGCTATGATCTGCCCAAGCTGTTCATCGGCGCGCGCGGCACGCTCGGCCTGCTGTGCGATCTGACGCTCAAGCTCGCGCCGCAGCCGCGCGAGCGCGCCAGCCTGGTTGTGCCGGTGCCCGATCTGGCGCACGGCCTGGCGTGGGGTGCGCAGCTGCTACCGGTGTGCCTGGTGGCCTCGGCGCTGCTGCTGTGCGAGGCGCGCGCGCTGGGCGCCACGCCGCTCGACACACCGTATGCGCTGGTCTACACCGCCGAGGGGCCGGCGATCGACGTGGCGGCCGAGCTGGCACAGGTGCGCGAGCAGCTGCGCGCGGCCGGGGCCGGCGCGCCAATCGCTGCGCCCGAGCTGGCCGGCAGCACCTGCTGGGCCGAGTGGCTGCGCGGCGCCAACGCGGCCGCGCGGGCCGGCGCTGATCGGCTGAGCCTGCGCGTCGGCGTGCCGCCCGAGCACCTGCCCGCGCTGGTGAGCACGCACGCCGGCCAGCACGCGTGCCTGGCCGATCTGCCCAACGGCATGCTCTACCTTGAAGGCCCGCTCGACGTAGCCTCGATCGCGGCGCAGGCCCAGGCGCTGGGCGGCTATAGCCTGGTGCTGGCCGGCACCGCAGCGGAAGAGCTGCGCTGGGCGCACACACCCGCCGCGCGTGATCTCATGCGTGCGCTGCACGCGCGCTGGAACCCCGGCGGGCGGCTCAACCCCGGCGCGATGGGTAGCTTCGGTGATTCCTTAGAATTCGGTGATGTGGGTTGA